AGAGCGGCCGGCCGTCGTCCAGGTCGAGCGCCGCCACGTTCCGCCCCGACGAGCGACCGTCGTCCGTCTGCAGGTAGAGCACCGACCGGCCCGCCGCCGCGAGGTCGTCGAGCAGTCCGACGGACGAGCTGAAGCGGGTGTGCCCGTCGGCGCCGTCGAGGGCGAGCAGGCGTGACCCACCCGATCGCTGCACGACGACGAACACGTCGGCCGCGCGCTGACCCGGCACGGCCTCGACCGCGAACGGGGCGCCCAGGTCGGTCGTCCAGCGGACCGTGCCGTCTCGGGGGTCGAGGCACTCCGCGGCCGTGTCGCCGCCGGTGACGACGACCACGCAGGACGGCGTGACGGCCAGGCGGCGTCCACCGGTCGGTCGGCTCCAGACGGACTCGCCGTCCTCGTCGAGGGCCTCGACGGTGCCGTTCGCGCGGGTGCGCTCGATGCCGAAGGCGACGACGCGGCGCCCGTCGTCCGTCGTCACGGACGAGCCGACGGGCGGCACGGCGATCTCGTCCGGTGACGCCGCGAACGGTCGTTCCCGGCCCGTGGCGGCGTCGACGAACACGGTCTCGCCGCCCCGCGACACGAGGGCGCCGTCGTTCAGGAGCGCCGGCGAACTGCCCGAGTCGACCCCTCCCTCCCACACCGGGTCGGCGAGACGCGAGGCCTCCACCAGTTGGTAGCGGTCGCCCGACCCGGCGATGCCCGAGAACGTGCGCAGCTGCAGGGGGCCCCGCGAGTCGACGCTGACGCTGGGCAGGTCGCGCCGGCCGCGGGTCGACTCGACGAGCGAGCCGTCCCGCAGGTCGAGGGCGGCCAGCACGGTCGCCCCCGTGGTCTGGGTCTGCACCAGCACGCGACCGGCCGAGGGGACGACCTGCGTCGCGGGGATGCTCAGCGCGTCGGTGTCGGGGACGTCACGGGCCAGGTCGTGCACCCAGCGGACCGTGCCCGTGGCCGTCTCCACCAGTCCGATCAGGCTCGAGTCCGCCTCGGACGCGTACGAGCGGCAGGCCGGCGCGCCCAACGCGTCGCCGAAGTCCAGGTCGACCGAGGTGCCGACCGCGACGAGTCCGTCGACCGCCGGGGACGCCCAGAAGTTCAGGCACCGACGCGGGGCGTCCGGCGCGAGCGTGGCCGCCAGGTCGAGCGTCCAGCCGGTCGCGTCCGGCGACCGCCTGAGGTCGTCGACCGCGAGCCCCGTCCAGGGGCGGCCGTCGCCGTAGTGCGGCGCCACCGAGACCGCCCCGGCGGCCACGAGCGTGGACGCCACGACCAGGGCGCCCAGCACGCCGACGAGGCGACGACCCGGGGAGGCGCGGTGCCAGCGACCGGCGACCCGCGCCTCCCGGGGGTGGTCGCGTGCGCGCTCGGGGTGGCTCATGGTCGGCCTCCTCGTCGAGCGTGCCCGTCGTCCGCCCGACGGGTGTCGTCATGCTATTCGGAGCCCTCGTCCCGCGCGCTCGCCGCAGCCCCCGGGTGCGCCGGGAATGGCCGTCCCCGGGGCGCGGTTCACCCCGTGACCGTCGAGAGGCCCGCCGGAGACACTGGCGTAGACTCCACGGATCAACTCGACGTCGATACAGGAGAAGGGGCGTGCCCGTGGGTAGGACGCTGGCCGAGAAAGTGTGGGACGACCACGTCGTCGTCAAGGGCGAAGACGGCGCCCCCGACCTTCTCTACATCGACCTCCACCTCGTGCACGAGGTCACCAGCCCCCAGGCGTTCGACGGACTGCGTCAGGCCGACCGGCCGCTGCGCCGGACCGACCTGACGATCGCGACCGAAGACCACAACACGCCGACCCTGGCGATCGACAAGCCGATCGCCGACCTCACCAGTCGCACGCAGATCGAGACGCTCCGCCGCAACACGGCCGAGTTCGGCGTCCGCCTCCACCCGCTGGGCGACGCCGAGCAGGGCATCGTGCACGTGGTCGGCCCGCAGCTCGGCCTGACCATGCCGGGCATCACCGTCGTCTGCGGCGACTCGCACACCTCGACCCACGGGGCGTTCGGGGCCATGGCGTTCGGCATCGGCACGAGCGAGGTCGAGCACGTCATGGCGACGCAGACGCTGCCGCTCAAGCCGTTCAAGACCATGGCGGTCACCGTCGAGGGCACGCTCCGCCCCGGCGTCACCGCGAAGGACATCATCCTCGCCGTCATCGCCCAGATCGGCACCGGCGGCGGGCAGGGCTACGTGCTCGAGTACCGCGGCAGCGCGATCCGCGCCCTCTCGATGGAGGGGCGCATGACGATCTGCAACATGTCGATCGAGGCGGGTGCCCGGGCGGGCATGGTCGCGCCCGACCAGACCACGTACGACTACCTGCAGGGTCGGCCGCACGCTCCCACGGGGGCCGACTGGGACGAAGCCGTCGCCTACTGGGACACCCTGCCGACCGACGACGACGCCGTC
This genomic interval from Frigoribacterium sp. Leaf415 contains the following:
- a CDS encoding outer membrane protein assembly factor BamB family protein, whose amino-acid sequence is MSHPERARDHPREARVAGRWHRASPGRRLVGVLGALVVASTLVAAGAVSVAPHYGDGRPWTGLAVDDLRRSPDATGWTLDLAATLAPDAPRRCLNFWASPAVDGLVAVGTSVDLDFGDALGAPACRSYASEADSSLIGLVETATGTVRWVHDLARDVPDTDALSIPATQVVPSAGRVLVQTQTTGATVLAALDLRDGSLVESTRGRRDLPSVSVDSRGPLQLRTFSGIAGSGDRYQLVEASRLADPVWEGGVDSGSSPALLNDGALVSRGGETVFVDAATGRERPFAASPDEIAVPPVGSSVTTDDGRRVVAFGIERTRANGTVEALDEDGESVWSRPTGGRRLAVTPSCVVVVTGGDTAAECLDPRDGTVRWTTDLGAPFAVEAVPGQRAADVFVVVQRSGGSRLLALDGADGHTRFSSSVGLLDDLAAAGRSVLYLQTDDGRSSGRNVAALDLDDGRPLWSTSTSGTVAFWGGHLVRIDEQGVARRLVDTARVGATS
- the leuC gene encoding 3-isopropylmalate dehydratase large subunit; its protein translation is MGRTLAEKVWDDHVVVKGEDGAPDLLYIDLHLVHEVTSPQAFDGLRQADRPLRRTDLTIATEDHNTPTLAIDKPIADLTSRTQIETLRRNTAEFGVRLHPLGDAEQGIVHVVGPQLGLTMPGITVVCGDSHTSTHGAFGAMAFGIGTSEVEHVMATQTLPLKPFKTMAVTVEGTLRPGVTAKDIILAVIAQIGTGGGQGYVLEYRGSAIRALSMEGRMTICNMSIEAGARAGMVAPDQTTYDYLQGRPHAPTGADWDEAVAYWDTLPTDDDAVFDAEIFLDADTLEPFVTWGTNPGQGVSLSDSVPDPESVVDPNEKAAATRALEYMALEAGTPMKAIPVDAVFMGSCTNSRIEDLRAFASIIRGRTKAEGVRVMVVPGSARVRLEAEAEGLDQVFTDFGAEWRFAGCSMCLGMNPDQLAPGERCASTSNRNFEGRQGKGGRTHLVSPLVAAATAVRGTLSSPWDLQADDDHAAAAASDVRATDEPVLADGTDRARAL